A single genomic interval of Osmia lignaria lignaria isolate PbOS001 chromosome 9, iyOsmLign1, whole genome shotgun sequence harbors:
- the LOC117609115 gene encoding uncharacterized protein LOC117609115 isoform X2, protein MIGAMPAVAVRHERKRQEKRLKRPSQLYLGGTWMPPPQSSPPTPSPHGPNSHLEPLPELYLCGKISGLHAVVVCLLLGAVVLVVGLVQLAPGATTTDHRLALLVAGTILLLLGIILAAVRCYVLHCVPLPTESPVATPVPPPANEQAGLPRGPLDLLIGHQNQPENDALMQTDHRHQHHHHHHHHHHGNHKKKRSSQGSHSDEA, encoded by the exons ATGATCGGTGCGATGCCAGCAGTGGCAGTTCGCCACGAACGCAAACGGCAAGAGAAAAGGTTGAAACGCCCTAGTCAGCTTTACCTGGGGGGCACATGGATGCCACCACCTCAAAGTTCACCACCTACCCCTAGCCCTCATGGTCCCAACAGCCATCTGGAACCTTTACCCGAGCTATATCTCTGTGGCAAG ATATCAGGGCTACACGCGGTGGTGGTCTGCCTATTGTTGGGTGCAGTGGTACTGGTTGTTGGTTTAGTCCAACTTGCCCCGGGTGCAACGACCACCGACCATAGACTCGCTCTCCTTGTAGCGGGCACTATTTTGCTTCTCTTAG GTATCATTCTGGCAGCCGTAAGATGTTACGTGCTGCACTGTGTACCATTACCAACCGAGTCGCCGGTGGCAACCCCGGTTCCACCGCCGGCCAACGAACAAGCAGGACTTCCGAGAGGCCCGTTGGACCTACTAATAGGCCACCAAAATCAACCAGAAAACGACGCCTTGATGCAGACCGACCACCGCCATCaacaccaccatcaccaccatcaccaccaccacggCAACCACAAGAAGAAGCGCAGCTCTCAAGGCTCCCATTCCGACGAAGCCTAA